The following coding sequences lie in one Liolophura sinensis isolate JHLJ2023 chromosome 4, CUHK_Ljap_v2, whole genome shotgun sequence genomic window:
- the LOC135464878 gene encoding scavenger receptor cysteine-rich type 1 protein M130-like codes for MHEDGHMLYDFGCKIEDECTLLQQSRHPQKRLDITVDLCEECCHGDLCNMDTCVNSTDTEGLACYSCAVEGNPHDCHTITRCRSNQMCYAEKFITDSPHPLHTLGCLSTEICHVINSGAQSLLGKRSDSVMRSKRVTHLCQSCCNTAGCNVELCDSDEVSTISRPSERTTNPISYTTSMYVSTTTHPPTTTSIDDVFQIRLVGGGSPREGRVELYLPSQWGTVCDDRFDDNAAAVICHTLGYPRTGAKAWGKAHFGQGKGPIWLDEVYCEGHENSLLDCSHRPLGDSNCDHSEDAGVTCYVPSCMPGSVQFGNSCYIFNPVDKVRSFSEAQGECEKLGATMVTVDNIDVRNFLVDQLQNLTDPTGEWLTGGKRHGNEWVWEKTGQTVNITVIDWGRGEPNNSGNCLSLWKNHDYRFADVWCSGSPRNFICEKSPS; via the exons ATGCACGAGGATGGACACATGCTGTACGACTTTGGCTGTAAGATTGAGGAC gAATGCACCTTACTTCAGCAATCGCGTCATCCCCAGAAACGATTAGACATAACGGTGGATTTGTGTGAGGAATGTTGTCATGGCGACCTTTGCAACATGGACACCTGTGTAAACAGTACAG ACACAGAAGGCTTGGCATGTTATTCCTGCGCAGTGGAGGGGAATCCCCATGACTGTCACACTATCACCAGATGTAGATCAAACCAG ATGTGTTATGCTGAGAAGTTTATTACCGATAGCCCACATCCCCTTCACACTCTGGGATGTCTATCAACAGAG ATCTGTCACGTGATCAATTCCGGTGCTCAGTCGCTCTTGGGGAAACGATCTGATAGCGTCATGAGGTCTAAACGTGTTACACATTTGTGTCAGTCATGTTGCAATACTGCGGGATGTAATGTGGAGCTATGTGACAGCGATGAG gtGTCAACGATCTCAAGGCCGTCGGAGAGAACTACTAACCCAATTTCGTACACAACATCCATGTATGTGTCAACCACAACGCATCCGCCAACAACGACTTCAA TTGATGATGTCTTTCAAATCCGGCTGGTGGGTGGGGGCTCACCACGTGAGGGACGGGTGGAACTGTATCTTCCTAGCCAATGGGGCACAGTTTGTGACGACAGATTTGATGACAATGCCGCTGCGGTGATCTGCCATACCTTGGGATATCCCAG aACTGGGGCTAAGGCATGGGGTAAAGCTCATTTTGGTCAGGGTAAGGGGCCTATTTGGTTGGACGAGGTTTATTGTGAGGGACATGAAAACAGCCTTCTGGACTGTTCACATCGACCTTTGGGAGATTCCAACTGCGACCATTCGGAAGATGCCGGAGTGACTTGCT ATGTTCCATCATGCATGCCTGGTTCCGTGCAGTTTGGAAACTCCTGTTACATTTTTAACCCCGTGGACAAAGTCAGGTCCTTCAGTGAAGCGCAGGGAGAATGTGAGAAACTCGGGGCCACAATGGTGACCGTGGACAATATAGACGTCAGAAATTTCCTGGTCGATCAGCTACAAAATCTGACAG ATCCTACTGGGGAATGGTTGACTGGCGGGAAGCGCCATGGCAATGAGTGggtgtgggagaaaaccggacaaaCCGTCAACATCACCGTTATCGACTGGGGCCGTGGGGAACCGAACAATTCTGGTAATTGTCTTAGCCTCTGGAAGAATCATGACTACAGATTTGCCGACGTCTGGTGTAGCGGATCCCCAAGGAACTTTATCTGTGAAAAATCGCCCAGTTAA